The following proteins are co-located in the Acinetobacter shaoyimingii genome:
- the cxpE gene encoding chloramphenicol efflux transporter CxpE yields MQDRTLKRLFIIAGIALTLWVLYLLKPVVIPFVGAFFIAYLFSPVVNKLHHIGLPRWLSIAIVFIGIGVLITLAMWYVVPLIWQQLMYAKSKIPENIVWINDTFLPWLSSKFNLVPMELDTDQISTAVMDYIHTNYSMDSIQSVVLKVAQSGLNFIQVGGTIVLVPIIAFYFLLDWKRMLDSLRRLIPPKYEKTTLNIVGECHSVLGAFVKGQFLVMFLLGVVYAVGLQLIGLEVGLIIGMVAGLASIIPYLGFAVGIIAAVIASLFQFGFNWTQLLLVFVVFGVGQIIEGYVLQPFLLGDKIGLSPVAVVFAVLAGAQLAGFLGMLIALPVAAVIVVLLKHLREFYEQSDLYAQPDLVVANASDGSVHIETESMNVEVEVKDQTSNHQQVTEKSSNIDRSEDQ; encoded by the coding sequence ATGCAAGATCGTACACTAAAACGCTTATTTATTATCGCTGGCATAGCGCTCACATTATGGGTTTTATATCTATTAAAGCCAGTGGTTATTCCATTCGTGGGTGCTTTTTTTATTGCTTATCTTTTCAGCCCTGTAGTGAATAAACTGCATCATATTGGCTTGCCTCGTTGGTTATCAATTGCCATCGTCTTTATTGGCATAGGTGTGTTGATTACTTTAGCCATGTGGTATGTGGTGCCATTAATTTGGCAACAGCTGATGTATGCAAAATCTAAAATTCCTGAAAATATTGTTTGGATTAATGATACTTTTCTGCCGTGGTTATCAAGTAAATTTAACCTCGTGCCAATGGAACTTGACACCGATCAAATTTCAACTGCAGTCATGGATTATATTCATACCAACTATAGTATGGACAGTATTCAATCTGTGGTGTTAAAAGTTGCGCAGTCGGGTCTGAATTTTATTCAAGTGGGCGGAACCATTGTCCTTGTACCTATTATTGCATTTTATTTTTTATTAGATTGGAAACGCATGCTCGACAGTCTACGTCGCTTGATTCCACCTAAATATGAAAAAACGACGCTCAATATTGTAGGTGAGTGTCACAGTGTTTTAGGCGCTTTTGTGAAAGGTCAGTTTTTGGTGATGTTCCTGCTGGGTGTGGTTTATGCCGTAGGATTACAATTGATTGGACTAGAAGTGGGCTTAATCATCGGGATGGTGGCTGGTCTTGCCAGTATTATCCCTTATTTAGGCTTTGCTGTTGGGATCATTGCCGCAGTGATTGCATCGTTATTCCAGTTTGGATTTAACTGGACACAATTGCTTTTAGTCTTTGTGGTGTTTGGCGTTGGGCAAATTATCGAAGGATATGTCTTACAACCATTCTTATTAGGCGATAAAATTGGTCTGTCTCCCGTCGCGGTAGTTTTTGCTGTCTTGGCTGGTGCACAATTGGCAGGTTTCTTAGGCATGTTGATTGCATTACCTGTTGCGGCTGTGATCGTCGTGTTATTAAAGCATCTTCGTGAATTCTATGAACAAAGTGATTTATATGCTCAGCCCGACTTGGTGGTTGCCAATGCTTCAGACGGCTCTGTTCATATTGAAACAGAAAGTATGAATGTGGAAGTCGAAGTCAAAGATCAAACTTCAAATCATCAGCAAGTTACCGAAAAATCAAGTAATATTGATCGATCAGAAGATCAATAA
- the purN gene encoding phosphoribosylglycinamide formyltransferase — MMKIAVLVSGSGSNLQALIDANLSGQIVGVICNKPEAYALERAQNAGIQTAIIEHKQYPNREAFDDVMHQQLCDWNVDLVVLAGFMRILSAKFVKAWEGKMINIHPSLLPHYKGMHTHQRVLNTGDVFHGCTVHYVTAELDGGQALAQGVLKVAQNEHVETLAKRVHVLEHVIYPQVVEWICTQTIQHTEHGVMYRDQPMTEPVQFCKF; from the coding sequence ATGATGAAAATTGCGGTATTGGTTTCAGGCAGCGGTAGCAATCTTCAAGCCTTGATTGATGCAAATCTTTCAGGGCAAATTGTGGGTGTGATTTGCAACAAACCTGAAGCTTATGCACTTGAACGTGCTCAAAATGCTGGAATTCAAACCGCCATTATCGAACATAAACAATATCCGAATCGTGAAGCCTTTGATGATGTTATGCATCAACAATTATGTGATTGGAATGTTGATTTGGTCGTATTGGCTGGTTTTATGCGCATTTTAAGTGCCAAATTTGTGAAAGCTTGGGAAGGGAAAATGATCAACATTCACCCTTCTCTTTTGCCTCATTATAAAGGCATGCATACCCATCAACGTGTGTTAAACACTGGGGATGTATTTCATGGCTGTACAGTTCACTATGTGACAGCTGAACTTGATGGAGGTCAGGCACTTGCACAAGGTGTACTCAAAGTTGCTCAGAATGAGCATGTTGAAACTCTAGCAAAACGCGTTCATGTTTTAGAACACGTCATTTACCCTCAAGTGGTCGAATGGATTTGCACTCAAACCATTCAACATACCGAACATGGGGTGATGTACCGTGACCAACCCATGACTGAACCCGTTCAATTTTGTAAATTTTAG
- a CDS encoding alpha/beta fold hydrolase: MKPLIHFAHANGVPSLVYRKLFDLLKDDFDIIYVPLLGTDRRYPIDDGWKSLTQQVIDSIVQQAKGRPVIGLGHSLGSVVTFQAAYQRPELFQQVIMLDPPLIVGKASLLMHLTKMFNPKLLDKITPANLSLKRRDHWESRQQAYDLLRPKGFYQLFDEQCFQDYIDYALTDDPVHGGVTLTISKYDEVEIFRTNTTKMWLPMLKPPVDMHLVVGRDSPFLKQKFPQQLQKKLSIPFSITDGGHMFPLEHPKEVVDLVKSLIQKSS; encoded by the coding sequence ATGAAACCACTGATTCATTTTGCGCACGCCAATGGCGTGCCATCTTTGGTGTATCGAAAATTATTTGATTTACTCAAAGATGATTTTGACATTATTTATGTACCACTTTTGGGGACAGATCGACGTTATCCAATCGATGATGGTTGGAAAAGTCTAACGCAACAGGTGATTGATAGTATTGTTCAGCAGGCCAAAGGACGCCCCGTGATTGGGCTTGGGCATTCTTTAGGTTCTGTGGTGACATTTCAAGCGGCATATCAACGACCTGAATTGTTTCAGCAAGTGATTATGCTTGATCCTCCGTTGATCGTAGGTAAAGCATCCTTACTCATGCATTTGACTAAAATGTTCAATCCAAAACTTTTAGACAAAATTACACCAGCAAATTTAAGCTTAAAGCGTCGTGATCATTGGGAATCTCGTCAGCAAGCCTATGATTTATTAAGACCGAAAGGCTTTTATCAGTTGTTTGATGAACAGTGCTTTCAGGATTATATCGATTATGCACTGACTGATGATCCTGTGCATGGTGGTGTAACGCTGACCATTTCAAAATATGATGAAGTTGAAATTTTCCGTACCAATACCACCAAGATGTGGCTTCCTATGCTAAAACCTCCTGTAGATATGCATTTGGTGGTGGGTCGAGATAGTCCATTTTTAAAGCAAAAATTTCCGCAACAATTGCAGAAAAAACTGTCCATTCCTTTTTCTATAACTGATGGTGGACATATGTTCCCATTGGAACATCCGAAAGAAGTGGTTGATCTGGTAAAAAGCTTGATTCAAAAGTCTTCATGA
- the hda gene encoding DnaA regulatory inactivator Hda, whose product MRQLQLDIEPQLDARISDFSGPGWGPVIDGVRQLHAGLMSRFYLYGGAGTGKSHLLSAICDSYLEVGKSAIKVSLLELLDAPIEAISSLELYDLVALDDIEAISGVPHWQKAVFHLINNHHEDGGQLVFSSRFAPIELKLELPDLQSRLTQAVSVKVPSGQAFSDRQALLNSVLERRGLHFDPHILDYLLFNGPTQTSMLLQAVDQLEKLLQGEKIKLSNATLRQIYALIDEYHEFKK is encoded by the coding sequence ATGCGTCAATTGCAATTAGATATAGAACCTCAGCTTGATGCTCGAATCAGTGATTTTTCTGGTCCGGGGTGGGGGCCTGTTATTGATGGTGTTCGGCAACTCCATGCAGGATTAATGAGTCGTTTTTACCTGTATGGTGGGGCTGGGACTGGCAAAAGCCATTTGCTATCAGCGATTTGCGATTCATATTTAGAGGTGGGTAAGTCTGCTATCAAAGTTTCGTTGCTTGAACTTCTTGATGCGCCCATTGAAGCGATTAGTTCTTTAGAGCTTTATGACTTGGTTGCATTGGATGACATTGAAGCCATTAGTGGTGTGCCACATTGGCAAAAGGCAGTTTTTCACTTAATTAACAATCACCATGAAGATGGTGGACAATTGGTTTTTTCATCAAGATTTGCGCCCATTGAACTCAAACTCGAATTACCTGATTTACAATCACGTTTGACGCAAGCGGTGAGTGTGAAAGTGCCCAGTGGTCAAGCTTTCTCAGATCGGCAAGCACTCTTAAATTCGGTACTTGAACGTCGTGGTCTGCATTTTGACCCGCATATTTTAGATTACCTGCTATTTAATGGTCCTACGCAAACCAGCATGTTATTACAGGCTGTAGATCAACTTGAAAAATTACTACAAGGTGAAAAAATCAAATTATCGAATGCGACGTTAAGACAGATCTATGCGCTTATTGATGAGTATCATGAATTCAAAAAATAA
- the purM gene encoding phosphoribosylformylglycinamidine cyclo-ligase produces the protein MSNSTSTPNTGLSYKDAGVDIEAGDLLVDRIKSVAKRTSRPEVMGGLGGFGALCKIPKGYEEPVLVSGTDGVGTKLRLALNLNRHDTIGQDLVAMCVNDLLVCGAEPLFFLDYYATGHLNVDVAANVVTGIGAGCELAGCALVGGETAEMPGMYEGDDYDLAGFCVGVVEQSKIIDGSKVKAGDVLIGVASSGAHSNGYSLLRKILDVKNVDLTQIVDGRPLADTAMEPTRIYVKSILQLLKEVDVHAMAHITGGGLPGNLPRVLPNGAQAVIDESSWEWPELFKLLQKEGGVEQFEMYRTFNCGVGMVLAVDAADADKTVERLNALGEKAWKMGHIVDNAESVEGADEKIRVIFA, from the coding sequence ATGAGCAACTCAACTTCTACCCCAAATACTGGTTTAAGCTATAAAGATGCAGGTGTCGACATTGAAGCGGGCGACTTATTAGTCGATCGAATCAAATCTGTCGCTAAGCGTACCTCACGTCCTGAAGTGATGGGCGGTCTAGGTGGCTTTGGTGCACTTTGTAAAATTCCTAAAGGTTATGAAGAGCCTGTTCTCGTATCTGGCACGGATGGTGTTGGTACAAAACTACGTTTAGCCCTCAACTTAAATCGTCATGACACAATTGGTCAAGATTTGGTTGCAATGTGCGTAAACGATCTTCTTGTATGTGGTGCAGAGCCATTATTCTTCCTCGACTATTATGCAACAGGTCACTTAAATGTCGACGTTGCAGCGAATGTCGTAACAGGTATTGGCGCTGGTTGTGAACTTGCCGGATGTGCATTGGTGGGCGGTGAAACTGCTGAAATGCCAGGCATGTATGAAGGTGATGATTACGACCTTGCAGGATTCTGTGTGGGTGTGGTTGAGCAGAGCAAAATTATTGATGGCTCAAAAGTAAAAGCGGGTGACGTTTTAATTGGTGTTGCATCTTCAGGCGCACATTCAAACGGTTACTCACTGCTTCGTAAAATTTTAGATGTTAAAAATGTCGATTTAACTCAAATTGTTGATGGTCGCCCACTTGCAGATACAGCAATGGAACCTACACGTATTTATGTTAAATCTATCTTGCAGTTGCTTAAAGAAGTTGATGTTCATGCCATGGCACACATCACTGGTGGTGGTTTACCAGGTAACCTTCCTCGTGTACTTCCAAATGGCGCACAAGCAGTCATTGATGAATCTTCTTGGGAATGGCCAGAATTGTTCAAACTTCTTCAAAAAGAAGGCGGCGTTGAACAGTTTGAAATGTACCGTACATTTAACTGTGGCGTAGGCATGGTATTGGCAGTCGATGCAGCAGATGCTGACAAAACTGTTGAACGTTTAAATGCACTGGGTGAAAAAGCTTGGAAAATGGGTCATATCGTTGACAATGCCGAGTCAGTTGAAGGTGCAGACGAAAAAATCCGTGTAATTTTCGCATAA
- the sppA gene encoding signal peptide peptidase SppA, producing MSDWPPQPQNENVNLKEPSGKEWQLLEKAVLASVEEQRRARRWGIFFKLLTFAYVLIVLLLMVKSCNQQSTDPTSTSTSHIAVVDIVGTIGSDKQNVNSENTNKSLKKAFENKQSKAVVLNINSPGGSPVQSDEIWQEIQYLKKEHKDKKVYAVIGDTGASGAYYIASAADEIIVNPSSIVGSIGVIMPNYGVNGLIQKLGVEDRTMTSGENKAILSMTQPVDPAQKAHVQALLDNVHNHFIDAVKKGRGAKLKSNDPAIFSGLFWSGEQAVKLGVADRFGSINTLKRELKVDKAVDYTIQYSPFDSVLGRLGSSIGQGIASAVSNQIQSEQTTKLQ from the coding sequence ATGTCAGATTGGCCACCCCAACCACAAAATGAAAATGTAAATTTAAAAGAGCCTTCAGGAAAAGAGTGGCAACTTTTAGAGAAAGCAGTTTTAGCTTCTGTAGAAGAACAACGTCGGGCACGTCGCTGGGGCATTTTTTTCAAATTGTTAACTTTTGCTTATGTACTTATTGTGCTCTTGCTCATGGTCAAAAGTTGTAATCAACAATCGACTGACCCGACTTCGACAAGCACCAGTCATATTGCTGTTGTCGATATTGTGGGAACCATTGGTTCAGATAAACAAAATGTGAATAGTGAAAACACCAATAAGTCGTTGAAAAAAGCATTTGAAAATAAACAAAGCAAGGCTGTGGTGCTCAACATCAATTCTCCTGGTGGATCGCCAGTGCAATCAGATGAAATTTGGCAAGAAATTCAATATTTGAAAAAAGAGCATAAAGATAAAAAAGTTTATGCTGTGATTGGTGATACAGGTGCTTCTGGTGCTTATTACATCGCTTCAGCTGCCGATGAGATTATTGTCAACCCATCGAGTATTGTGGGTTCTATAGGTGTGATCATGCCAAACTACGGTGTGAATGGTCTGATTCAAAAACTTGGTGTTGAAGACCGAACCATGACATCTGGTGAAAATAAAGCCATTCTCTCAATGACTCAGCCTGTCGACCCTGCTCAAAAGGCTCATGTTCAAGCCTTACTGGATAATGTTCACAATCATTTTATTGATGCAGTGAAAAAAGGACGTGGCGCTAAATTGAAATCGAATGATCCTGCAATCTTCTCTGGACTGTTTTGGTCTGGCGAACAAGCAGTGAAATTAGGTGTAGCAGATCGTTTTGGTAGTATCAACACGCTCAAACGTGAATTAAAAGTAGATAAAGCCGTTGATTATACAATTCAATATAGTCCGTTTGACTCAGTATTAGGCCGTTTAGGCAGTAGTATTGGTCAAGGCATTGCGTCTGCTGTTTCAAATCAAATTCAATCAGAACAAACGACTAAACTTCAATGA
- a CDS encoding META domain-containing protein — MPNKILFVIAFHTLFGLTACSTMLSNSTEQHQINPLQNTQWALDDGKNITDQTKQQKKKLQIRFDQNKISASDGCNTLIGEYQIHSNQIKLSQLANTAHVCSDNPMSLTQWSVMLRKVKYFEFRHTELKLFDSKRNLIFSFHASTK; from the coding sequence ATGCCAAACAAAATCCTGTTCGTCATAGCATTTCATACCCTATTTGGTTTGACCGCTTGTAGTACAATGCTTTCAAACTCGACAGAGCAGCATCAAATTAATCCATTGCAGAATACTCAATGGGCCTTAGATGACGGGAAAAATATCACTGACCAAACTAAACAGCAAAAAAAGAAGCTTCAGATCCGCTTTGATCAAAATAAAATTTCAGCATCAGACGGATGCAATACTTTGATTGGTGAATACCAGATTCACTCCAATCAAATAAAACTCTCTCAATTGGCGAATACTGCACATGTTTGTAGTGACAATCCAATGTCATTAACTCAATGGTCAGTCATGCTAAGAAAAGTAAAATATTTTGAATTCCGTCATACAGAATTAAAATTATTCGACTCGAAGAGAAATCTAATCTTCAGCTTTCACGCATCCACCAAATAA